The genomic stretch GGGAAAAGTTCAAGGCTCGCCTAGTTGCAAAGGGTTATTCACATCAGAAGGGGATTGATTATGATGAGATTTTTAGTTTGGTTGTTAGACACACTTCTATCAGAGCAGTATTGGCCCTAGTAGCCAACAAAATTATGCATTTAGAGCAAATGAATGTGAAAGCAATTTTCCTTCATGGTAATCTAAAGGGTCAAATCTACATGGAGCAGCCAGAGGGATTCAATGATACTGGTCATGACAGACTTGTTTGCAAATTGAAAAGGTCTTTGTATGGTTTAAAGCAGTCTCCAAGGCACTAGTACAAGCACTTTGATTCATACATGCTCCAAATTGGCTATAGAAGGTGTGATTGTGATTGTTGTGTTTATGTGAGGAGCCTTGATGatggttcttttatttttcccgTTACTTTATGTTGGTGATATGTTGATTGCTGCCAACCATTTGCATGATGTAAATGAGTTGAAGACCGAGTTGGGTAAGGAGTTTGATACGAAGGATCTGTGTGCTATAAAGAAGATTCTTGGGATGGAAATTTATAGGTCACATGAGTTAATAAATTATGGTTGTCTCAGAAAAGCTATGTTGAAGGTGTTTTGAGCATATTTTACACGAGTAAAGCAAAACTTCTGAGTACTCTATTGGAGAATCATTTTAAGCACTCTTTGGAATAATGTCCGAAGACAGACTCAGAGATTGAAGATATGTCTAAGATTTCTTATGTCAGTGCAATTGGTTGTTTAATGTATGTTATGGTTTGCACTAGATCGGATTTGGCATAAGTAGTTAGTCAAGTGTACAAGTTCATGTCCAAGTCAGGAAAACAACATTGGGAAGCAGCCAAGTGGATACTAAGGTACTTGAAAGGTACAACAGATCGTGGTATCATCTTCAACATGGAGCAATATGTTCCATCAGTTGTGGGATATGTGGATTCTAACTATGCAAGTGATCTGGATGACAGGAGATCTACAACAAGGCATGTCTTTATTCTTGTGAGGGGCTTATATGTTAgaaatcatcaattcaatccatagAATAAATTTCTACAATTGAGGCAGAATATATGGCAGCAGTTGAAGCTGCAAACGAAGCATTATGTGTTACAGGGTTAATGAAAGAGTTAGGTGTTTAGTAAGGTGGAATTCAGTTGCATTAAGATAGTCAGAGTGCTATCTATTTGGCGAACAATCAGGTGTATCATGCTAGGACCAAGCATATTGATGTGAAGTTCCACAAGATCATAGAGTTGTTGGCACCCAAACAGATAATACTTTAGAAGATTCACACTTCAGAGAATGCACCTGATATGTTGACCAAACCAGTCACCAGTGACAAGTTTAAACACTGCTTGGACTTGTTACATGTTTCTTAGTGTTAAACTGGAGATGTATCTCCCCAGTTTCTAGGACGAAACACTATGCAAGAAGTCTTCATAAGAGTTTGATATTCGCCAAGGTGAAGATTGTTGAATATGTCTTGTTGAGATAATTATGAGTTGCTGATATAACTATAGGTTGTTAAGAGAATGACTcatattgttgagataattatggATAGAGATAATTGTTTAATTTGTTGAGGGAAACTAGGTATTATGGTTTTAGATAAACTAAAACCTtgtatttgtgtgtgtgtgtgtgtgtgacagAATCAAATGACACAAAGGTATTAAACTTAGTAACATGACACCTCCGATAACTATTTACCGCATATTCGTATAACAAAATCCACCGTTTGATTGAAAGCTAacatcatatagatcatgtccataaaatttaacatcaataaaaaattatttgatatgtaAAATTAACGGTTTTATCGAAGTTTCGTAAGACGTTAGTTTTTACACATTTCGTCgacatatcaaatgatttctgattgatgttaaattttatagacatgatATATATCATAAAAGCTTTCAATTCAACGATGAATTTTGTTATATGAATATGTGATAAAGAGTTATCAAAGATGTCATGTTACTAAATTTGACCTCTTTATGTCATTTGATCATATCTATAAATTTgacaccatatatatatatatatatatatatatatatatatatatatatatatatatatatatatatatatatatatatgacttgtAACACTATAATTAATATGCAATTCACAAAATATAAATAGAGAAAATTATAGTTACTTTATAGTTGGAGACGTAAGTAATTTGACTGAAATGCATGAAGAAAacttttttttgtgtgtttctctTTACTCTATCTTTATGTTCTAATAATAAGAAagttttatgtttttcttttataatttgcaAGTGTATATAAGTCGCTATGCATAGTATTATACAAAAGCATAAGCCACTTAAAGTTAAAATACAAAATGAAAAAGTTGATTTGGGATGGGATGTTCCAACAATCTACCTATTTTAGTCAAAATAAAATCAACtaatttttggtaaactagaCAACACAACATAAGTATCCCCAACttaatcttcctcactttcaagACCCGATTCAAATCCAAAATTTATCATCTTAATTTTAATAAAGAaacataatagtaaaataaatatgatacaTTTAATCTTTGgacattattattaaaataaaataaaatgcataCGTAAGGTAACGAAATAACGGGATGTCATGATCATGATCATCCAACTTGCTACGCTACTTCAACTACCTCCCACCTTTTACTATTATTTAAATCTTCTCTTTCACTTCCCCTTCACTCATTCATTCTCCTTCAATCATGGACTTTTCTCAACTCTCCACTCTTCTCCTTTTCACCTTCCTCGCCGCCGTCTCCGCTGCCCGTGATCTCCCCGGCGACTATCTCCGATTGCCTTCTCAAACCTCCAGATTCTTCCGTCAACCTGAAAACGATGACAACGAAAAGGGAACTAGGTGGGCGATTTTGCTCGCTGGTTCTAATGGTTACTGGAATTATAGACATCAGGTATACACACAATTCTTCAAATCTATACTATACCATGTACCATAGACACTCTCTGAAACCGACACCTGCACTTGTGATCGCTTTTAATTCattcaatttttaaattattaccgGTGTCGTTGTCAGTGTAGTGTTTCTGATGTCCGTGATTAGAATCTATATCTATATACATAAAAATTCTCAgactttgatttgatttttttttacataagATTCTTTGTCTTTGATCAAGTTAGTTATAATCCTTGAGTTTGTTTCATGTTTTTGttaggtttttttaatttttaattttgatttggtCTTTATATGAACAGAGGACCAAAAGGAAAATAGTTGACTGTGTGAGGACTAAATTGATGAACAATTCTATGTATAGGGAGGGACTAAATAGAAATTATTCAATATAGAGATAATATTGAGAATTAGTAACCTTAATTTGTGTTTGAATTTAGGTGTTTAGTTTTAATGTTGAGTTTTTGTTGTTGGTTCATCAGGCTGATGTTTGTCATGCGTATCAATTATTGAGGAAAGGTGGATTGAAGGAAGAGAATATTATTGTTTTCATGTATGATGATATTGCTTCGAATGAAGAGAATCCAAGGCCTGGTGTCATAATTAACAAACCTGATGGGGATGATGTTTATGCAGGAGTTCCGAAGGTAAAGTTATGCTTAGTTTTGAGCAATCTAGTACTGATGTTTCAGATTGAAGGTGTGTCTGTCGGATACATGTTGTTGTCCTTGACAATTATTATTACTGTTGTCTGTCTGTGTTATGTCTAATGCGGTGGTGCCCAATTATGACTTCGTAGATTTTTAGGCATGTTTGCTATATCATGTTTGATAATCTTgtaataagaattttttttatgacaGGATTATACTGGTGATGATGTACATGCTGACAATTTCTATGCTGCTTTACTTGGAAATAAATCCGCTCTTACAGGTGGGAGTGGGAAAGTTGTGGATAGCGGTCCCAATGATCATATTTTTGTATACTACACTGATCATGGTGGTCCGGGGGTTCTTGGTGAGTAATTCTCAATTCTTTTTAAGTAAACTTTTTCATGAAAGACATGGATTGTGAGAGGTTGTTTACTAGGTAGTCCCGACACTTCAAATTGAAGGTGTGTATGGTGTCTGACCCCGATAATATTCAATTCTATTATTTTTAGATTATTACTGATATTGACGTGGCAGTGTAGCGTTTGTGTCAGTGTTTCGTAGGttgtttttatgtgttttttagcaTGGTATAAACCTTGTTTGAGGCTATTAATCACAATGGTGTGTTTGTTTTTCTGCCGATGTTTGGTTGAATTGTGTTCATTTGCATGATCATGTTAGTACCAAATTAAACCTCTCTCATATGATTTCCTCAAAGTGAAATTTATGCTTTGTGGTTGCTTTAGGTATGCCTGTTGGTCCTTACTTGTACGCATCTGATCTGAATGAAGTGTTGAAGAAAAAACATGCTTCTGGAACATATGAGAGCCTAGTAAGTCCCTAGTAACTGTCAATTTTGTGTGTGtacgtgtttttttttttttaaatttcaagtcTCTTTTGTTCTGTTTAGTAATTGCCTGTTTGAATTTGattatttacttcaaaataaTTGGTTTGTCAAAAGCTCTCCTAAACCTATTGGTTAAAGACAAACTAAGCTAATCCTAATTTTTTGATTTATGTAACGGTGATGCAGGTATTTTATCTAGAGGCATGTGAATCTGGGAGTATCTTTGAAGGACTTCTTCCAAAAGATCTCAATATCTACGCGACAACAGCTTCAAATGCGGAAGAAAGTAGTTGGGGAACATATTGCCCCGGGGATAACCCTCCCCCACCCCCAGAGTACTCAACTTGCTTGGGTGACCTATACAGTGTTGCTTGGATGGAAGACAGGTATGAGCATAAGAAGGACAAATCTAGATCATAAATAAGATTACTTTGATGCATTACTTTATCATAACCATAGAGTAGTTCAGTGCTTGTGACTACTGTGTTTTGATTATTCTTATTTACTATTTTGTTTTGCACTTGTACATTTGATTTATTATTAGATCAGACGATTTTTTTAATGACTGATCTAATTTTTCTTTCACTTGTGAACAGTGACGCACACAATTTGCGAACTGAAAGTTTGCAACAGCAATATAAATTGGTAAGTTCTTCTTAATCACGCATGAAAAACTTTAGGAGTTTGATATTTGATGCCGTATTCGGTCATGTTGTTACAGGTTAAGGATAGGACTATTAATGGAGCATACTATGGATCTCATGTGATGGAATACGGTGATGTAGGTCTTAGCAACAATCTTCTCTATCTATATTTGGGTACAAATCCTGCTAATGAAAATAATTCCTTTGTGGATGAAACTGAAAACTCCTTGAAATTGAGAACACCTTCAGTCAACCAAAGGGATGCCGATCTCATCCATTTCTGGGAAAAGGTATACTTTATGTACAATGTTTAATATCTCTCATATTCGCGTATTTCAGTTAAACGTAATATGTATACATCCACATTGTAATTGACATGTGCGATGCAAGAGTGCGAGATCTAGTAACCAGATATATTGAGTATTTTTTGGTGTTCATTGGCAGTTCCGCAAAGCACCAGAGGGTTCTTCGCGGAAAAATGAAGCTGAGAAACAAGTTTTGGAAGCAATGTCTCACAGGAAGCATATAGACAACAGTGTGAAACTGATTGGGAAGCTCTTATTTGGCATTGAAAAGGGTACTGAAGTGCTCAACACTGTTAGACCTGCTGGATCACCACTTGTTGATAACTGGGACTGCCTCAAAACCATGGTACTATTTCCCATGATTCAGCTTCTTCTTTCTACATTtcttaacaaacacaaacacggTTGGACTTGAACACGAAATCGGCATTATTTTGTTGATTACATCAAAACAATTTTTTGTACGCCTCGGTCTGTGAGGAAATTTTTTCACCTTTAATATGTTTTTGATTTCAGGTAAAGACTTTTGAGACACATTGTGGATCCCTGTCTCAGTATGGTATGAAGCATATGAGGTCTTTCGCGAACATCTGCAATGCAGGAATACCGAATGAGCAAATGGCCGAGGCCTCAGCACAAGCTTGTGTCAGTATTCCTGCCAACCCCTGGAGTTCTCTGCAAGGAGGTTTCAGTGCATAGTCTCTAAAATGTGCACTTTGTAAAAACCATGTACAATTGTTGTTACCTTATGTTTTATGCTTGTATATACATACAGAAACATTGGTCATGATCTCATGTCATGATTCTGTAAAAATACAATTGGGACACTACTAGGACATGGAGGAATAGGATTTCTCTCCAATGGTGTGCATATGCTTGAAATCCATTCAGTTATGTGGTTGTattattgcaagaaaaataatttttagatgGGAAAAAAATGCCAATATGGCATGGAAAAGGTGTATAGAGTAAAAGGGCAATTGGCAGATAGGTGCTACCCTAGACACTTTGCAACACAATTGGCAactctttgtataattattttagtTGGATATGCTATTCATACAACTATTGTTTAATATTAATGCTGATGATGCATGTATTTGGCtacattaaaatgaaaattttcttatttaatttttcatataaatttAGCATTGTTGtgaatataataaaatagttaCATGCTTCTATTTAAATAGTATATTTATTTTACTCAAATTTACCATCTCATATACTAAGATATTAGtttgtaatatattttaatatcacaaaattacatttattttttataaatttttttacacaatagtaataatgtaaattttaaataatcattaaCTATTATAAATTACATCTCAATTAACATTCTTTAAAAGTATTTTACTATTTTTGTAACTCTtattaccattttctttgaatcaaTGGAAAATCTGATTGAATCTAAAAGCAGTTAATACAGAGCGATCACGAGGATCCAGCTTAAAATAACAAGTAGACAAACACCATACAAAAACTTATAGCATTAGCCTAGCTAAGTAATCCCGTAGCTTCGTATTAGTCCACCCCCTATAAACTACCTTATCTataattttttcttcaattttctgaGTATGTACGTTATTGTCAAAACATATATCATTTTGATATCTCCATATTTCGTAGATACTTTTAGTTGTCGCACGTTTAAGGACATTAGCACGAACTCTTTTGCCTTAATTCTTCATAATCCATTCAATCTCATGTCTTCATCCCTTTACTATATGGGTAATCTATAGCCAATACAGAACTTTATGCCAAACACCCTTGGTTTTCTCACACTCAAAC from Vicia villosa cultivar HV-30 ecotype Madison, WI linkage group LG4, Vvil1.0, whole genome shotgun sequence encodes the following:
- the LOC131596422 gene encoding vacuolar-processing enzyme produces the protein MDFSQLSTLLLFTFLAAVSAARDLPGDYLRLPSQTSRFFRQPENDDNEKGTRWAILLAGSNGYWNYRHQADVCHAYQLLRKGGLKEENIIVFMYDDIASNEENPRPGVIINKPDGDDVYAGVPKDYTGDDVHADNFYAALLGNKSALTGGSGKVVDSGPNDHIFVYYTDHGGPGVLGMPVGPYLYASDLNEVLKKKHASGTYESLVFYLEACESGSIFEGLLPKDLNIYATTASNAEESSWGTYCPGDNPPPPPEYSTCLGDLYSVAWMEDSDAHNLRTESLQQQYKLVKDRTINGAYYGSHVMEYGDVGLSNNLLYLYLGTNPANENNSFVDETENSLKLRTPSVNQRDADLIHFWEKFRKAPEGSSRKNEAEKQVLEAMSHRKHIDNSVKLIGKLLFGIEKGTEVLNTVRPAGSPLVDNWDCLKTMVKTFETHCGSLSQYGMKHMRSFANICNAGIPNEQMAEASAQACVSIPANPWSSLQGGFSA